A stretch of the Bombyx mori chromosome 12, ASM3026992v2 genome encodes the following:
- the LOC101736804 gene encoding protein phosphatase 1 regulatory subunit 14B isoform X1, producing the protein MSLFFKFRSNRGSGAGAAACGMECGVAASGFPAPAPRAHPALSPTERSPAKAGLHVNFSDKGEVKERREKFLTAKYGSHQMALIRKRLAVEMWLYDELQKLYEIPKESSGAAGAQEVEVDIDELLDMDTDDSRRRHLATLLADAKKPQKDVHKFINELLDKAKTL; encoded by the exons CGAGGCAGCGGCGCCGGTGCGGCTGCGTGCGGCATGGAGTGCGGAGTGGCGGCGAGCGGCTTCCCCGCGCCCGCACCCCGCGCACACCCCGCCCTCTCCCCGACAGAGCGCTCCCCCGCCAAGGCCGGACTGCACGTCAACTTCAGCGATAAGGGAGAG GTAAAAGAGCGACGCGAGAAGTTCCTAACGGCGAAGTATGGCAGCCATCAGATGGCACTGATACGCAAGCGACTCGCGGTCGAGATGTGGCTCTACGACGAGCTGCAGAAGCTCTACGAGATACCG AAGGAGAGCAGCGGGGCGGCGGGCGCGCAGGAGGTGGAGGTGGACATCGACGAGCTCCTGGACATGGACACCGACGACTCGCGGCGGCGCCACCTCGCG ACATTGCTAGCGGATGCCAAAAAGCCACAAAAGGACGTCCAC AAGTTTATCAACGAATTATTAGACAAGGCTAAGACTCTGTAA
- the LOC101736804 gene encoding uncharacterized protein LOC101736804 isoform X2: MSLFFKFRSNRGSGAGAAACGMECGVAASGFPAPAPRAHPALSPTERSPAKAGLHVNFSDKGEVKERREKFLTAKYGSHQMALIRKRLAVEMWLYDELQKLYEIPTLLADAKKPQKDVHKFINELLDKAKTL, from the exons CGAGGCAGCGGCGCCGGTGCGGCTGCGTGCGGCATGGAGTGCGGAGTGGCGGCGAGCGGCTTCCCCGCGCCCGCACCCCGCGCACACCCCGCCCTCTCCCCGACAGAGCGCTCCCCCGCCAAGGCCGGACTGCACGTCAACTTCAGCGATAAGGGAGAG GTAAAAGAGCGACGCGAGAAGTTCCTAACGGCGAAGTATGGCAGCCATCAGATGGCACTGATACGCAAGCGACTCGCGGTCGAGATGTGGCTCTACGACGAGCTGCAGAAGCTCTACGAGATACCG ACATTGCTAGCGGATGCCAAAAAGCCACAAAAGGACGTCCAC AAGTTTATCAACGAATTATTAGACAAGGCTAAGACTCTGTAA